Proteins from a genomic interval of Mesobacillus sp. S13:
- a CDS encoding FMN-binding negative transcriptional regulator, protein MYIPKHFKIEDEEKIYEFIEKYSFATLYSTHRGEPYATHLPLILKKDEQALYGHFARANGQWKDIKDQTVLVVFQGPHSYISPSWYEITDAVPTWNYVSIHLYGKVDMIEDDKVIFDSLNEMINKYEKPDSPYNLKNVDSGYIEGLSKGIVAFKINITKIEAKAKLSQNHPAERQELIIEQLEKSTVQNELKVASFMKENLS, encoded by the coding sequence ATGTATATACCCAAACATTTTAAGATCGAGGATGAAGAGAAGATTTATGAGTTTATTGAAAAGTATAGTTTTGCCACTCTTTACTCGACGCATAGGGGAGAACCGTATGCTACTCATCTGCCATTGATTTTAAAGAAGGATGAACAGGCATTATATGGTCATTTTGCTCGCGCTAATGGACAGTGGAAGGATATAAAAGATCAAACAGTTCTTGTGGTTTTCCAGGGTCCTCACAGTTATATTTCACCTTCCTGGTATGAAATAACGGACGCTGTACCTACCTGGAATTACGTGTCCATCCATTTATACGGCAAGGTGGACATGATTGAAGATGACAAAGTAATCTTTGATTCCTTAAATGAGATGATCAATAAATATGAAAAGCCAGATAGTCCCTACAATTTGAAAAACGTCGATTCTGGATATATTGAAGGGCTGAGTAAAGGCATTGTTGCATTTAAGATCAACATTACTAAAATCGAAGCCAAGGCTAAATTAAGTCAGAATCATCCAGCTGAACGGCAAGAGTTAATTATCGAGCAGTTAGAAAAATCTACTGTTCAAAATGAATTGAAAGTTGCCTCCTTTATGAAGGAAAATTTGTCATAA